The Hyla sarda isolate aHylSar1 chromosome 2, aHylSar1.hap1, whole genome shotgun sequence genome includes the window TCTGTACAGTTCTGTGATGTTTACAGGTTCTGAAATAAAAAGAGTATATGGATTGAGTAACCTTATATAATGCTTTAACAAGGGTCATAAAAGTATTAGAAATCCCCTTACAAATAGTGAATCAATGCTAACCAAGTAAGTGTTGAATTTTACATACATAACATTTTCTTCTTACATGAACATCTACTTGTATATTCTGATCTCCATCACTGAACATATCTTGGTCTATTTCTGTGCATTTTATAACGTTTTCACAGTTTACAGGTACTAACACACATTACAAGATTTTACATTAGACCAGGACACATTTGCTTTGTAGGTGCATAACCTTCAGTACAGCACTCAAAGATCTGCTAGATTTGTCCTTTTGTGTCTATGGATGAAGCTATTTTCCATGTGTAAGTAAATTGTTATTGTTTGTGCCCATGAGCAGGAACTTACGCTGTTGATCCAGGAGGTGTAAGCAGACACTCTGGTGAACACTGTGGGTTTCAGGTAAGCATTGCATCCAAGAGAAGACACAAAGCTGGTCACACCATGGACTTGGTAAACACCATTGACAGCACAGTTCAGGGGTCCACCAGAATCTCCCTATAAGAAAATAAGCGATAAGTATTTGGGAAAATTAGACGATATTTCAGTTTCTAGTGATTTGCATAATGCAGTACATTGCCCGGAAAATATTATTTTCATGTCTGAGTAGCTAAATCTCAAATTAAGCAAACATAACCTGCCATCCAGGCTTCGACCATAGGCACTACATTGTTCATAGTAAACATGTCAAatcatatttaacatttttataaccAATTTATAGCTTTAAACATTAAGACAATAATAGCAATAACTGCTAAAAATGAGAACTCGGCAAGACTTACATTGCATCCGGCCTGTTGTCCGTTACCCCCGGCACACACCATGGTGCTCTTTACAGTGCTACCCCAGTAGGAGCTGGTGGAGCAGGTGGAGTGAGCAACAACGGGCAGAGGGGCCTGCTGGAGGATAGATGGCAGAGAGCCACCAGCTGCAATGAGAGAGAATCATTCTTCATTCACCATTCTCAGTATTCTGTAACTCACTAAACACATTTTCTCACTGACATTTATTGGAATTGAACTCAATTACCCCAAAGGGGGCAGTGCTTTTGTTTTTAACTTGGTGTGAAACTGTGGCTGAATTAAGAATTGGTGTGGAAGGAACAACCAATGGTGGAGGAGCCTGACAGACCCCCACGTATTATATAGTTATTGATGTGCATCCACCATAAGAAAGTATGACATAGggcacagtgacacatgtttttAACAGCAAAATAATCACTggtttactttttacttttattacattAAAAGGTAAGTTTTAGGGGAGTCAAGTGTAAATAGGGATTTTTGTATTCAGGGTAATTGAGTTAATTTTTAGTTAGAATCCTGGACTCACCTGGGGTATTTGTGGTCATATTTATTGGAATTAACAGCATTTTGGACATGAGACTTATCAATTCTTTACATATCATTTTATTGTTTCTGTATGCAAAAGGATTTGTCCTGGTAACAATAGAATTCTTTAATATTAGTCTAAGAGAAAAGTGAAGCAGCTTCCTATATCTGCTTCCCTTTCCATGTGACTTTTGAAATATAATAGCTTCAATCGGAGTGGTTGCTCCCCTTTGCCCTTACACTAGATAATCTGTAATTCCATCTCCAAATGAGAGCTCACATTTTAAAATCTGTATCTCCAAAAGACCAGTTCTGTGAGCAGACCGacccttatccagaccagatttagAGTGACGGATTTTCAGTCACGATATATTATACATTGTAGACATCTTCTTTGAGAAGATCACCCCGTAGAAGACCACTTTTCCATACAACTTTGGGGGTCTTCTCAAAGAGTTTGAACTGCATTTGTTTCATCTTAATTTCTTAACATCTGCTGAATTACAACTTACTGCTAGTTCTTCCCCATCCAGAAATGATGCAGTTGTAGTTGTTGGCGAGAACGGCGCCATCTGCTGGCAGTGTAGCTAGTTTCACATAGCTGTTCAGAGTAGCACTGGAGGCCAGCCACAGGACAGCAATATcatagctgaaagagggaaatatTCGCCATAAGTCAGTCACAATGAACAAAGTAACATATATGTGtaacaaagcttaaaggggtactccggtggaaacaagtagaaaacaaatgttttcaaatcatttGGTGattgaaagtttaacagatttgtaaattacatctattaaaaaaataatcttaatccttccagtacttattagctgctgtatagaaCAGagaacggacagaggtgtcagtagagagcactgttttcagacagaaaagaacttcacaaatttctctgtaggatatctgtagtatacagcagctgataagtactag containing:
- the LOC130357669 gene encoding chymotrypsin-like elastase family member 1, with the translated sequence MLIFLLLAAFVLGGHCDDNLRYIEDNSRVVGGTNAVKNAWPWQVSLQYQSGSSWYHTCGGSLIRANRVLTAAHCVDSKSNTYRVVLGEHNLSQNDGTEQIISVSAIRINSGWKSNNVAAGYDIAVLWLASSATLNSYVKLATLPADGAVLANNYNCIISGWGRTSTGGSLPSILQQAPLPVVAHSTCSTSSYWGSTVKSTMVCAGGNGQQAGCNGDSGGPLNCAVNGVYQVHGVTSFVSSLGCNAYLKPTVFTRVSAYTSWINSNL